Below is a window of Propionispora hippei DSM 15287 DNA.
CCCCAACGGAAATACCTGCTGCCAGCCACCAGCGGCAGAGGACATATGGCGCATGATCGGATTATCCTGCCATTTCTCATAACCATGGGGATGAATCAGTGCCAAATAATTATCATCGCCGTTAAAACGACCTTGCGCTAAGATAAAGGATGTCAATAAATGAAATGGCGTATTGACAATGAATAAGTTTTTGTTTTTCACTGCGTACCCTCGCTAACCAGTAAAGTCTGTAAGCTATGCAAAATATTCGCCGTTGTTATATTCTCCGACAGCAAGACATGCGGATAATATTTCGCCGGCGCCCATTTTGCCAAATGCCGGCAATCATTAACATAAAACAAGGCTACCAGTGGAACACCTGCCGCACAGGTAAGATGTAAAGTTCCCGTATCGACACTGATGACGGCAGCACAGCTTTGAATGACAGCAGCCAGCTCGGCGATGCTTGTTTTATCTGTCAGATCAACGAAGGAGCAGCAGCCACGTGATCGTAGTTCGGCCGCATACTCTGCCGCCGTAGGGCCAGCTCCTAGATACACTACCTTTTTGCCAGTCTGTTGAAGAGAGGTAATAACTTCAACAGCCGTAGACAGAGGCATATCTTTTTCAGTTTTTTTGCTGATGGCACACAGCCCCACCAGTTCATCCTGCGGCTGTATCCCCAGTTGACTGAATAGCTTCTGCACATAGGTCTCAGCCGCTAATGGCGGTGTATATTTAACGGGGAGATCAACGGCCTTTTGATGGGTTAGAGCTTTAATTAATTTTGTATTTTCCTGCTGGACAGTTCCCAAGCCTTTTTCTACGCTGATAGTGGAAAATAGATAGTGAAGTAGACCCCGGTTATCACTAATAATGGTGTGTGCGCCTAATGCCTTAGCGATACAGATGCCACGTTCATTGCCATAAAGAACAAAAGCAACATCTATGCGGTCTTTCAGGC
It encodes the following:
- a CDS encoding glycosyltransferase family 9 protein, with amino-acid sequence MKNFLVINTSFFGDVLLTNTLCQNIKLAYPESNIIFMVNKPFYEAAKYMAGVDEVVCYDKAGIHKGLAGILTFLKEHRGSLKDRIDVAFVLYGNERGICIAKALGAHTIISDNRGLLHYLFSTISVEKGLGTVQQENTKLIKALTHQKAVDLPVKYTPPLAAETYVQKLFSQLGIQPQDELVGLCAISKKTEKDMPLSTAVEVITSLQQTGKKVVYLGAGPTAAEYAAELRSRGCCSFVDLTDKTSIAELAAVIQSCAAVISVDTGTLHLTCAAGVPLVALFYVNDCRHLAKWAPAKYYPHVLLSENITTANILHSLQTLLVSEGTQ